One window of the Pseudomonas sp. S04 genome contains the following:
- a CDS encoding ABC transporter substrate-binding protein: MKMLPLRAVVAATVLMTAIGASAKPLVVCTEASPEGFDPVLYTTAVTSDAAAETLFNRLVDFKPGTAQIQPALAESWEISPDGLQYTFHLRPGVAFHTTDYFKPTRTLNADDVVWSFQRQLDPNHPWHKQSAVGFPYFESMDFQNLLKAVERVDEMTVRFTLNRPEAPFLLDLGMAFTSIHSAEYAALLQKADKMADLNSKPIGTGPFIFQRYAKDAQVRYKANPQYFRGKPPADPLIFAITPDNNTRLQKLKANECQVALYPKPDDVPSIQADPALQIATIAAMSTGYTAINTSHKYLSDVRVRRAIELALDKQTYVDTLYGKGNAIAAVNPYPPALLGYNTTLKNPPQDLDQARALLKEAGVPPGTVFTLYTRNAGGPTNPNPQLGAQLIQADLAKVGITIDIRVMEWAEMLKRAKKGEHDMVSAGWSGDNGDPDNFLGPLLSCEAAKNGENYSRWCNPQFQALITQARATIDTAERAALYEKALVILHDEVVWVDQAHPKMFTALRKNVDGYYMNPLTTNNFATTQVK, encoded by the coding sequence ATGAAGATGCTTCCCTTGCGTGCGGTTGTCGCAGCCACCGTGCTGATGACAGCCATCGGTGCCTCGGCCAAACCCTTGGTGGTCTGCACCGAAGCCAGCCCGGAAGGTTTCGACCCGGTGCTCTACACCACCGCCGTAACGTCCGACGCAGCGGCGGAAACCCTGTTCAATCGGCTGGTGGATTTCAAGCCCGGCACCGCGCAGATCCAGCCGGCCCTGGCCGAAAGCTGGGAGATCAGCCCGGACGGCCTGCAATACACTTTCCACCTGCGCCCCGGCGTCGCGTTCCACACGACCGACTATTTCAAACCGACGCGCACACTCAATGCCGACGACGTGGTCTGGAGCTTCCAGCGTCAACTGGACCCCAACCACCCTTGGCACAAGCAATCTGCCGTCGGCTTTCCATACTTTGAAAGCATGGATTTCCAGAACCTGCTCAAGGCTGTCGAAAGAGTCGACGAGATGACTGTCAGGTTCACCCTGAACCGCCCTGAAGCTCCGTTCCTGCTGGACCTGGGCATGGCGTTCACCTCTATTCACTCGGCCGAGTACGCGGCGTTATTGCAAAAGGCCGACAAAATGGCCGACCTCAACAGCAAGCCGATCGGCACCGGTCCGTTCATCTTCCAGCGCTACGCCAAGGATGCCCAGGTCCGCTACAAGGCCAACCCGCAGTACTTCCGTGGCAAGCCGCCGGCTGATCCGTTGATTTTTGCCATCACCCCGGACAACAACACCCGCCTGCAAAAACTCAAGGCCAATGAGTGCCAGGTAGCGCTCTACCCTAAACCCGACGATGTCCCGAGCATCCAGGCCGACCCGGCCCTGCAAATCGCCACCATCGCGGCGATGTCCACCGGCTATACCGCGATCAACACCAGTCACAAATACCTGAGCGATGTGCGGGTGCGCCGTGCCATCGAGTTGGCCCTGGACAAACAGACCTATGTCGACACCCTGTACGGCAAGGGCAACGCGATTGCCGCGGTCAACCCTTACCCACCCGCGCTGCTGGGCTATAACACCACGCTGAAGAACCCGCCCCAGGACCTCGACCAGGCGCGTGCGCTGCTCAAGGAAGCCGGTGTTCCGCCAGGCACGGTGTTCACCCTGTACACCCGCAACGCCGGTGGCCCGACCAACCCGAACCCGCAACTGGGCGCCCAGTTGATCCAGGCAGACCTGGCCAAGGTCGGTATCACCATCGACATCCGTGTCATGGAGTGGGCGGAGATGCTCAAGCGTGCGAAGAAAGGCGAACACGACATGGTGTCTGCCGGCTGGAGCGGCGACAACGGTGACCCGGATAACTTTCTCGGTCCGCTGCTGAGTTGCGAAGCCGCCAAAAACGGCGAAAACTACAGCCGCTGGTGCAACCCGCAATTCCAGGCGCTGATCACCCAGGCTCGGGCCACGATCGATACTGCCGAACGCGCCGCTCTCTATGAAAAAGCCCTGGTTATCCTGCACGACGAAGTGGTGTGGGTCGATCAGGCTCATCCCAAGATGTTTACCGCCCTGCGCAAGAACGTCGACGGTTACTACATGAACCCGCTGACCACCAATAACTTCGCCACCACCCAGGTGAAGTAG
- a CDS encoding OprD family porin codes for MKLSNSALLALAISSITATAYAEPQSQAFNPVTVNTSNAQSEATGFIEGQTISGSTRNWYSNEQLKRGGKFAYKKDGVSTPTDRRINWVQGTILKYNSGFTQGTVGFSTELAAYNAVALERDRENLASNNGGAPGTRPGAGNNRTLTKEGGDAQGQWSKLGLANVKARISNTTLTAGRMNFSSPQVDVISNRALPSSFQGVALHSEELSNLAFDVATFDRNSPRTEESLSKFRSEYGAIDAEADHVNTAGISYSPFASLTTSLWATQAEDIWNQYYFGATHVLGDSSVLSLTTGLNYYKTQEEGKAKLGNIDNDTYSLSFGLTHQAHTLTFSYQEVNGNEYFDYLHETNGIYLANSLLSDFNGPNEKSFQVSYGLNMAEYGVPGLKFNIYQARGWGIDGTHYTGTGYDGIQSQDGEHHYEYGIGSTYAIQSGPLKATTVRATYTAHRASENQADGSINEFRLVTTIPFNVL; via the coding sequence ATGAAACTGAGCAACTCCGCCCTGTTGGCCCTGGCCATCAGCAGCATCACCGCAACCGCGTATGCCGAACCCCAGAGCCAGGCGTTCAACCCGGTGACGGTCAATACCAGCAATGCTCAATCCGAGGCCACCGGCTTCATCGAAGGCCAGACGATTAGCGGCAGTACCCGTAACTGGTACTCCAACGAACAACTCAAGCGTGGCGGCAAGTTCGCCTACAAAAAAGACGGCGTATCGACCCCCACCGATCGCCGGATCAACTGGGTCCAGGGCACCATCCTCAAGTACAACTCCGGCTTCACCCAGGGCACCGTCGGTTTCAGCACCGAGCTGGCGGCCTACAACGCAGTCGCGCTGGAACGTGATCGGGAAAACCTGGCCTCCAACAACGGCGGCGCTCCCGGCACTCGTCCTGGCGCCGGCAACAACCGGACCCTGACCAAAGAAGGCGGCGACGCCCAGGGGCAATGGAGCAAACTGGGCCTGGCCAACGTCAAGGCCCGTATCTCCAACACCACTCTGACTGCCGGGCGCATGAACTTCAGCAGCCCGCAAGTCGACGTCATCAGCAACCGTGCCCTGCCTTCGAGCTTCCAGGGCGTGGCCTTGCACAGTGAAGAGCTGAGCAACCTGGCCTTCGACGTGGCCACCTTCGATCGCAACTCGCCGCGTACCGAAGAAAGCCTGAGCAAATTCCGCTCCGAGTACGGCGCCATTGATGCCGAAGCCGATCACGTCAACACCGCAGGCATCAGCTACTCGCCGTTCGCCAGCCTGACCACCAGCCTCTGGGCCACCCAGGCCGAAGATATCTGGAACCAGTACTACTTCGGCGCCACCCACGTGCTGGGCGACAGCTCGGTGCTGAGCCTGACCACCGGCCTGAACTACTACAAGACCCAGGAAGAAGGCAAAGCCAAGCTGGGCAACATCGACAACGACACCTACTCCCTGTCGTTCGGCCTGACCCACCAGGCTCACACCCTGACCTTCTCCTACCAGGAAGTGAACGGTAACGAGTACTTCGACTACCTGCACGAAACCAACGGCATCTACCTGGCCAACTCCCTGCTGTCGGACTTCAACGGCCCGAACGAGAAATCCTTCCAGGTTTCCTATGGCCTGAACATGGCCGAGTACGGCGTACCGGGTCTCAAGTTCAACATCTACCAGGCACGCGGCTGGGGCATCGACGGCACCCACTACACCGGCACCGGCTACGACGGCATCCAGTCGCAAGACGGCGAACACCACTATGAATATGGGATTGGCAGCACTTACGCCATTCAAAGCGGTCCGCTGAAAGCCACCACCGTTCGCGCCACCTACACCGCGCACCGGGCGAGCGAAAACCAGGCTGACGGCAGCATCAACGAGTTCCGCCTGGTTACCACCATTCCGTTCAACGTCCTCTAA
- a CDS encoding ABC transporter substrate-binding protein, with protein sequence MRHTLVLSALLGSGLLAATSISQAASNSLVFCSEGSPAGFDTAQYTTATDNDAAEPLYNRLAEFEKGATSVVPGLATRWDISADGLTYTFHLREGVKFHTTKYFTPSRDFNADDVLFTFNRMLHTDHPFRKAYPTEFPYFNGMSLNKNIAKVEKTAPLTVVMTLNSVDAAFIQNLAMSFASILSAEYADQLLASGKPSDINQKPVGTGPFVFQRYQKDSQIRYAGNKQYWDPSRVKLDQLIFAINTDASVRVQKLKAGECQVTLHPRPADVEALKKDPKLQLIEKPGFNLGYIAYNVQHKPFDQLQVRQALDMAVNKQGILNAVYQGAGQLAVNAMPPTQWSYDDSIKDAAYDPEKAKALLKAAGVKEGTEITLWAMPVQRPYNPNAKLMAEMLQSDWAKIGLKVKIVSYEWGEYIKRTKNGEHDVSLIGWTGDNGDPDNWLGTLYSCDAIGGNNYSMWCDPQYDKLIKQAKIVTDREQRTVLYKQAQQLLKQQVPITPVAHSTVNQPLSAKVEGFKVSPFGRNVFSGVGIEQ encoded by the coding sequence ATGCGCCATACCTTGGTTTTATCCGCCCTACTGGGCAGCGGCCTGTTGGCCGCCACCTCCATCAGCCAGGCCGCCAGCAACAGCCTGGTTTTCTGCTCCGAAGGCAGCCCGGCGGGCTTCGACACTGCGCAATACACCACCGCCACCGACAACGATGCCGCCGAGCCACTGTACAATCGGCTGGCCGAGTTCGAGAAAGGCGCCACCAGCGTCGTTCCGGGCCTGGCGACCCGCTGGGATATTTCCGCAGACGGCCTGACCTACACCTTCCACCTGCGCGAAGGGGTGAAATTCCACACCACCAAGTACTTCACCCCGAGCCGGGATTTCAACGCCGACGACGTGCTGTTCACCTTCAACCGCATGCTTCACACCGACCACCCTTTCCGTAAGGCCTACCCCACCGAGTTCCCGTACTTCAACGGGATGAGCCTGAACAAGAACATCGCCAAGGTCGAAAAAACCGCGCCCCTGACCGTGGTCATGACCCTGAACTCAGTCGACGCTGCGTTCATCCAGAACCTCGCCATGAGTTTCGCCTCGATTCTCTCGGCCGAGTACGCCGACCAGTTGCTGGCCTCGGGCAAACCCAGCGACATCAACCAGAAGCCGGTGGGCACCGGGCCTTTCGTGTTCCAGCGTTACCAGAAGGACTCGCAGATTCGCTATGCGGGCAACAAACAGTACTGGGACCCGAGCCGAGTCAAACTCGACCAACTGATTTTTGCGATCAACACCGATGCCTCGGTACGGGTGCAGAAACTCAAGGCTGGCGAGTGCCAGGTCACGCTGCATCCGCGCCCGGCCGATGTCGAGGCGCTGAAAAAAGACCCGAAGCTGCAACTGATCGAAAAACCCGGGTTCAACCTCGGCTACATCGCCTACAACGTCCAGCACAAACCCTTCGACCAACTCCAAGTGCGCCAGGCGCTGGACATGGCGGTGAACAAGCAAGGCATCCTCAACGCCGTGTACCAGGGCGCCGGGCAACTGGCGGTGAACGCCATGCCACCGACCCAGTGGTCCTACGACGACAGCATCAAGGATGCCGCCTATGACCCGGAAAAAGCCAAGGCACTGCTCAAGGCTGCCGGCGTCAAGGAAGGCACCGAAATCACCCTGTGGGCCATGCCGGTGCAGCGCCCGTACAACCCGAACGCCAAGCTGATGGCAGAAATGCTGCAGTCGGACTGGGCGAAAATCGGCCTGAAAGTGAAGATCGTCAGCTACGAATGGGGCGAGTACATCAAGCGCACCAAGAACGGCGAACACGACGTCAGCCTGATCGGCTGGACCGGGGACAATGGCGACCCGGACAACTGGCTCGGCACCCTGTACAGCTGCGACGCGATTGGCGGCAACAACTACTCCATGTGGTGCGACCCGCAATACGACAAGCTGATCAAGCAGGCCAAGATCGTTACCGACCGCGAACAGCGCACGGTGCTCTACAAACAAGCCCAGCAGTTGCTCAAGCAGCAAGTGCCGATCACTCCTGTCGCCCACTCCACGGTCAACCAGCCATTAAGCGCCAAAGTCGAAGGATTCAAGGTCAGCCCCTTCGGTCGTAACGTGTTCTCGGGTGTCGGTATCGAGCAATAA
- a CDS encoding ABC transporter substrate-binding protein, with product MLKHAVIPFLVGASLLASAPFASAATNLVFCSEGSPAGFDPGQYTTGTDFDASAETMFNRLSQFERGGTAVVPGLATSWDVSPDGLTYTFHLREGVKFHTTPYFKPTREFNADDVLFTFNRMIDKDMPFRKAYPTEFPYFTDMGMDTNIKNIEKIDDKTVKFTLGTVDAAFIQNLAMSFASIQSAEYADKLLKEGKPGDINQKPIGTGPFVFKSYQKDSNIRYTGNKDYWKPEDVKIDNLIFAITTDPSVRIQKLKKNECQVTLFPRPADLKALGEDKDLKLPHQAGFNLGYIAYNVMPVLKGRTDANPLAKLEVRQALDMAVNKQQIIDSVYQGAGQLAVNAMPPTQWSYDDTIKDAKYDPEKAKELLKKADIKPGTEITLWAMPVQRPYNPNAKLMAEMLQSDWAKIGLKVNIVSYEWGEYIKRSKGGENQAMIIGWSGDNGDPDNWLNVLFGCDSLSGNNFSKWCDKPYDTIIKEAKATTDVAKRTELYKQAQHLLKDAVPMTPIAHSTVYQPMRNTVQDFKISPFGLNSFYGVSVSK from the coding sequence ATGCTCAAACACGCGGTCATTCCGTTTTTAGTCGGCGCCAGCTTGCTTGCTAGCGCACCCTTCGCCTCCGCGGCGACTAACCTGGTGTTTTGCTCCGAAGGGAGCCCGGCCGGTTTTGATCCTGGCCAGTACACCACCGGAACCGACTTCGACGCCTCGGCAGAGACCATGTTCAACCGCCTGAGCCAGTTCGAACGTGGCGGCACCGCTGTTGTTCCAGGCCTGGCCACCAGCTGGGACGTGTCCCCGGATGGCCTGACCTACACCTTCCACCTGCGCGAAGGGGTCAAGTTCCACACCACGCCCTACTTCAAGCCGACCCGTGAATTCAACGCCGACGACGTGCTGTTTACCTTCAACCGCATGATCGACAAAGACATGCCGTTCCGCAAAGCCTACCCCACCGAGTTCCCGTACTTCACGGACATGGGGATGGACACCAACATCAAGAACATCGAAAAAATCGACGACAAGACCGTCAAGTTCACCTTGGGCACGGTCGACGCCGCGTTCATCCAGAACCTGGCCATGAGCTTTGCCTCGATCCAGTCTGCCGAGTACGCCGACAAACTGTTGAAGGAAGGCAAGCCGGGCGACATCAACCAGAAGCCGATCGGCACTGGCCCGTTCGTGTTCAAGAGCTACCAGAAAGACTCCAACATCCGTTACACCGGCAACAAGGACTACTGGAAGCCTGAAGACGTCAAGATCGACAACCTGATCTTCGCCATCACCACCGACCCGTCGGTGCGTATCCAGAAGCTGAAGAAAAACGAATGCCAGGTCACCCTGTTCCCACGTCCGGCCGACCTCAAGGCCCTGGGTGAAGACAAGGACCTGAAACTGCCGCATCAGGCGGGTTTCAACCTCGGCTACATTGCCTACAACGTGATGCCGGTCCTCAAGGGCCGTACCGACGCCAACCCACTGGCCAAGCTGGAAGTGCGCCAGGCGCTGGACATGGCGGTGAACAAGCAGCAGATCATCGACTCGGTCTACCAGGGCGCTGGCCAACTGGCCGTCAACGCCATGCCGCCAACCCAGTGGTCCTATGACGACACCATCAAGGACGCCAAGTACGACCCTGAAAAGGCCAAGGAACTGCTGAAAAAGGCTGACATCAAGCCGGGTACCGAAATCACCCTGTGGGCCATGCCAGTCCAGCGTCCGTACAACCCGAACGCCAAGCTGATGGCAGAAATGCTGCAGTCGGACTGGGCGAAAATCGGCCTCAAGGTCAACATCGTCAGCTACGAATGGGGCGAGTACATCAAGCGTTCCAAAGGTGGCGAGAACCAGGCCATGATCATTGGCTGGAGCGGTGACAATGGTGACCCGGACAACTGGCTGAACGTACTGTTTGGCTGCGACTCCCTGAGCGGCAACAACTTCTCGAAATGGTGCGACAAGCCGTACGACACCATCATCAAGGAAGCCAAGGCCACCACCGACGTCGCCAAACGCACCGAGCTGTACAAGCAGGCGCAACACCTCCTCAAAGATGCAGTCCCGATGACACCTATCGCGCACTCGACGGTGTATCAACCCATGCGCAACACCGTGCAGGACTTCAAGATCAGCCCGTTTGGCTTGAACTCCTTCTACGGCGTCAGCGTCAGCAAATAA
- a CDS encoding SIMPL domain-containing protein (The SIMPL domain is named for its presence in mouse protein SIMPL (signalling molecule that associates with mouse pelle-like kinase). Bacterial member BP26, from Brucella, was shown to assemble into a channel-like structure, while YggE from E. coli has been associated with resistance to oxidative stress.), with translation MNTFRRSAALLALSAGTLASLPALAADELHYNQISLRAEVSQEVARDLMIVTLYTEEQNADPAKLAAVVSTAMNKALGQARQVKDVTLRQGSRNSYPIYDDKGQKITGWRERAELRLESSDFAALSKLTGELLGDLKMAGMDFAIATPTRKASEDALLKEAVNAFKARAQLTTEALGGKGYKIVNLNLNSNGYPQPYLRAPMMMKAAAMDSAPVTPQVEAGTSQVSMSADGSIEVLMP, from the coding sequence ATGAACACATTTCGCCGCAGTGCCGCCCTTCTCGCCCTCAGTGCCGGCACCCTGGCCAGCCTCCCGGCCCTGGCCGCGGACGAGCTGCACTACAACCAGATTTCCCTGCGCGCCGAAGTCAGCCAGGAAGTGGCCCGCGACCTGATGATCGTGACCCTCTACACCGAAGAGCAGAATGCCGACCCGGCCAAGCTGGCGGCCGTGGTGAGCACCGCGATGAACAAGGCACTGGGCCAAGCGCGGCAGGTCAAGGACGTGACCCTGCGCCAGGGCAGCCGCAACAGCTACCCGATCTACGACGACAAGGGCCAGAAGATCACCGGCTGGCGTGAGCGCGCCGAACTGCGCCTGGAAAGCTCGGACTTCGCCGCCCTGTCCAAACTCACCGGTGAACTGCTCGGCGACCTGAAGATGGCCGGCATGGACTTCGCTATCGCCACCCCGACCCGCAAGGCCAGCGAGGATGCGCTGCTCAAGGAAGCGGTCAACGCCTTCAAGGCCCGCGCCCAACTGACCACCGAAGCCCTGGGTGGCAAGGGTTACAAAATCGTCAACCTGAACCTCAACAGCAACGGTTATCCACAGCCTTACCTGCGCGCGCCGATGATGATGAAAGCGGCCGCAATGGATTCCGCCCCGGTGACCCCGCAAGTGGAAGCCGGCACCAGCCAGGTCAGCATGTCGGCCGACGGTTCTATTGAAGTATTGATGCCGTAA
- a CDS encoding ATP-binding protein, translating into MLAPVQLLSATRQNLWRLTFIRTLVLAAQAGSVGLAYWFDLLPLPWLELAATLGCSMLLCAFTAIRLRTSWPVTELEYAVQLACDLFIHSALLYFSGGSTNPFVSYYLVPLTIAAVTLPWRYSVILSGIALTMYTLLLAQFYPLETFPMYREKMQIYGMWLSFALAAAVITFFAARMAEELRRQEELRAIRREEGLRDQQLLAVATQAAGAAHELGTPLATMSVLINEMLQDHHDPLLREDLSVLQDQVKLCKQTLQQLVRAAENNRRLAVDMQDVSVWLNEALDRWHLMRPEATYRLQRKGEGSEPRLAPPPDLTQALLNLLNNAADACPEGLEVTLDWDAVELTISIRDHGAGVPLAIAEQIGKPFFTTKGKGFGLGLFLSKASVTRAGGSVKLYSHEEGGTLTELRLPRAARGDDHE; encoded by the coding sequence ATGCTCGCCCCCGTACAACTACTTTCCGCGACTCGCCAAAACCTCTGGCGACTGACGTTCATCCGCACCCTGGTGCTGGCCGCCCAGGCCGGTTCGGTGGGGCTCGCCTATTGGTTCGACCTGCTGCCGCTGCCCTGGCTGGAGCTGGCCGCGACCCTCGGTTGCTCGATGCTGCTGTGCGCCTTTACCGCCATCCGGCTGCGCACCTCGTGGCCGGTGACTGAACTCGAGTACGCCGTGCAACTGGCCTGCGACCTGTTTATCCACAGTGCGCTGCTGTATTTCTCGGGCGGTTCGACCAACCCGTTCGTCTCTTATTACCTGGTGCCGCTGACCATCGCTGCCGTGACCTTGCCGTGGCGCTATTCGGTGATTCTGTCGGGCATTGCGCTGACCATGTACACCTTGCTGCTGGCGCAGTTCTACCCCCTGGAAACCTTCCCGATGTACCGGGAAAAGATGCAGATCTATGGGATGTGGCTGAGTTTCGCCCTGGCGGCGGCGGTCATCACCTTCTTTGCCGCGCGCATGGCCGAAGAGCTGCGCCGCCAGGAAGAGCTGCGGGCGATCCGCCGGGAAGAGGGGCTGCGCGATCAACAGTTGCTGGCCGTGGCCACCCAGGCTGCTGGCGCCGCCCATGAATTGGGCACCCCGCTGGCGACCATGAGCGTGTTGATCAACGAGATGCTGCAAGACCATCATGACCCGCTGCTGCGCGAGGACTTGAGCGTGCTGCAGGACCAGGTGAAGCTCTGCAAGCAGACCCTGCAGCAACTGGTGCGCGCCGCCGAGAACAATCGCCGCCTGGCGGTGGACATGCAGGACGTCAGCGTCTGGCTCAACGAAGCGCTCGACCGCTGGCACCTGATGCGTCCGGAAGCCACTTACCGCCTGCAGCGGAAGGGGGAAGGCAGCGAACCGCGCCTGGCACCGCCGCCGGACCTGACCCAGGCCTTGCTCAACCTGCTGAACAATGCCGCCGACGCCTGCCCGGAAGGACTGGAAGTGACGCTGGACTGGGACGCCGTGGAGCTGACCATCAGTATTCGCGACCACGGTGCCGGTGTGCCGCTGGCCATTGCCGAGCAGATCGGCAAGCCATTTTTTACCACCAAGGGCAAAGGTTTCGGCCTGGGCCTGTTTTTGAGCAAGGCCAGCGTGACACGCGCCGGCGGCTCAGTGAAACTCTATAGTCATGAGGAAGGCGGTACGCTCACCGAGCTGCGCCTGCCCCGTGCCGCACGAGGAGACGACCATGAGTGA
- a CDS encoding response regulator transcription factor, producing MSDEIQVEGEDLPHLLLVDDDATFTRVMARAMSRRGFRVSTAGSAEEGLVIAQQDLPDYAALDLKMDGDSGLVLLPKLLELDPEMRVVILTGYSSIATAVEAIKRGACNYLCKPADADDVLAALLSEHADLDTLVPENPMSVDRLQWEHIQRVLTEHEGNISATARALGMHRRTLQRKLQKRPVRR from the coding sequence ATGAGTGACGAGATCCAAGTCGAAGGCGAAGACCTGCCGCATTTATTGCTGGTAGACGACGACGCTACTTTCACCCGCGTCATGGCTCGCGCCATGAGCCGCCGCGGTTTTCGCGTCAGCACCGCCGGTTCCGCCGAGGAAGGCCTGGTCATCGCTCAGCAGGACCTGCCGGACTACGCCGCACTGGACCTGAAAATGGATGGCGATTCGGGACTGGTGCTGCTGCCCAAGCTGCTGGAGCTCGACCCGGAAATGCGCGTGGTAATCCTCACCGGTTACTCGAGCATTGCCACTGCCGTCGAGGCGATCAAGCGCGGCGCCTGCAATTACCTGTGCAAACCGGCCGATGCCGATGATGTGCTGGCCGCCTTGCTGTCCGAGCACGCCGACCTCGATACCCTGGTGCCGGAAAACCCGATGTCGGTGGACCGCCTGCAGTGGGAACACATCCAGCGCGTCCTCACCGAGCACGAAGGCAACATCTCCGCCACCGCCCGCGCCCTGGGCATGCATCGGCGCACCCTGCAGCGCAAACTGCAGAAGCGTCCGGTTCGCCGCTGA
- a CDS encoding ABC transporter ATP-binding protein/permease, with product MNQNAEYCAVNDAVRGQFFRRVWQMITPYWRSEEKGKAWLLLIAVIGLSLFSVAISVWINSWYKDFYNALQKKDDAAFWSLILYFCGIAAVAILGAVYRLYLTQMLTIRWRAWLTEKHFARWLGHKNYYQLEQGGYTDNPDQRISEDLNSFTSNTLSLGLGLIRTVVSLVSFSIILWGVSGSIEVFGYTIPGYMFWCALVYALVGSWITHLIGRRLIGLNNQQQRFEADLRFSMVRVRENAESIALYNGEANENQRLSTRFGMVWHNFWDIMKVSKRLTFFTAGYGQIAIIFPFIVAAPRYFSGKIELGELMQINSAFGNVQENFSWFISAYADLAAWRATCDRLLSFRQAMSENEERAPAIDVRQEGAELQVQQVGLDLADGRHLLTSADMTVEQGDRLMLSGRSGSGKSTLLRAMGGLWPAGHGAIRLPSARYLFLPQKPYLPIGTLREALSYPQSGDTYPHERYVQVLETCRLPHLVPRLDEANHWQRMLSPGEQQRLAFARALLYAPQWLYMDEATSAMDEEDEATLYQALIDQLPGLSIVSVGHRSSLKRFHPRHVRIDNGHLQEQTVTA from the coding sequence ATGAATCAGAACGCTGAATATTGCGCGGTCAACGATGCGGTGCGCGGTCAGTTTTTCCGCCGTGTCTGGCAGATGATCACGCCTTATTGGCGCAGTGAAGAGAAGGGCAAGGCCTGGTTGCTGTTGATTGCGGTGATCGGCCTGTCGCTGTTCAGCGTGGCGATCTCCGTGTGGATCAACAGTTGGTACAAGGACTTCTACAACGCCCTGCAAAAGAAGGACGATGCCGCGTTCTGGAGCCTGATCCTGTATTTCTGCGGGATCGCCGCGGTGGCGATCCTGGGGGCGGTCTACCGTTTGTACCTGACCCAGATGCTGACCATCCGCTGGCGTGCCTGGCTCACCGAGAAACACTTCGCCCGCTGGCTCGGGCACAAGAACTACTACCAGCTGGAGCAGGGCGGTTACACCGACAACCCGGACCAGCGAATCTCCGAAGACCTCAACAGTTTCACCAGCAACACCCTGAGCCTGGGCCTGGGGCTGATTCGTACCGTGGTCAGCCTGGTGTCGTTCTCGATCATCCTGTGGGGCGTTTCCGGCAGTATCGAAGTATTTGGCTACACCATTCCCGGCTATATGTTCTGGTGCGCCCTGGTCTACGCGCTGGTGGGCAGCTGGATCACCCACCTGATCGGTCGCCGCCTGATCGGCCTGAACAACCAGCAACAACGCTTTGAAGCCGACCTGCGGTTCTCCATGGTGCGGGTCCGCGAGAATGCCGAGAGCATTGCGCTGTACAACGGCGAGGCGAATGAAAACCAGCGCTTGAGTACGCGGTTCGGCATGGTCTGGCACAACTTCTGGGACATCATGAAAGTGTCCAAGCGCCTGACTTTCTTCACCGCGGGTTACGGTCAGATCGCGATCATCTTCCCGTTCATCGTCGCGGCGCCACGGTATTTCTCCGGCAAGATCGAGCTGGGGGAACTGATGCAGATCAACTCGGCTTTTGGCAACGTGCAGGAGAACTTCAGCTGGTTCATCAGCGCCTACGCCGACCTGGCAGCCTGGCGTGCCACCTGTGACCGGTTGTTGAGTTTCCGCCAGGCCATGAGCGAAAACGAAGAGCGGGCGCCGGCCATCGATGTACGCCAGGAGGGCGCTGAGCTGCAAGTGCAGCAGGTGGGCCTGGACCTGGCGGATGGTCGTCATCTGCTGACCAGCGCCGACATGACCGTGGAGCAGGGCGACAGGCTGATGCTCAGCGGTCGCTCGGGTAGCGGCAAAAGTACCCTGTTGCGGGCCATGGGCGGTTTATGGCCGGCCGGGCATGGGGCCATTCGCCTGCCGAGTGCGCGCTACCTGTTCCTGCCGCAGAAACCCTACCTGCCGATTGGCACGCTGCGTGAAGCCTTGAGTTACCCACAGTCCGGCGATACCTATCCGCATGAGCGCTACGTGCAGGTGCTGGAGACCTGTCGCCTGCCCCATCTGGTGCCGCGCCTGGATGAAGCCAACCACTGGCAGCGCATGCTGTCGCCGGGTGAACAGCAACGCCTGGCGTTCGCCCGTGCGCTGCTTTATGCACCGCAATGGCTGTACATGGACGAAGCCACTTCGGCGATGGACGAGGAAGACGAGGCCACGCTGTACCAGGCGCTGATCGATCAACTGCCGGGCTTGAGCATCGTCAGCGTCGGCCACCGCAGCAGCCTGAAACGGTTCCATCCGCGCCATGTGCGGATCGACAACGGCCATCTGCAGGAGCAGACCGTGACGGCCTGA